Proteins encoded by one window of Colletes latitarsis isolate SP2378_abdomen chromosome 5, iyColLati1, whole genome shotgun sequence:
- the LOC143341890 gene encoding zinc finger and BTB domain-containing protein 41-like, with protein MSAERIHSTSATSARKASNRSRTSSDTAGAFTASRCEGNCSRSRYSSLRGQDLLPKPFPCLKCGRSYRNKGSLKRHLQDECGKPPQYICSICDKGFKQKANFQRHNSTIHGRIFLLGP; from the exons ATGAGTGCGGAAAGAATCCACAGTACATCTGCTACGTCTGCAAGAAAGGCTTCAAACAGAAGTCGAACTTCCAGCGACACAGCGGGAGCGTTCACGGCTTCAAGATGTGAGG GTAATTGCTCGAGGAGCAGGTATTCGTCGTTGCGGGGACAAGATTTGTTGCCGAAGCCGTTTCCGTGCCTCAAATGCGGTAGATCCTACAGGAACAAGGGCAGCTTGAAGCGTCACCTCCAAGACGAGTGCGGGAAACCGCCGCAGTACATCTGCAGCATCTGCGACAAGGGATTCAAGCAAAAGGCCAACTTCCAACGTCACAACTCGACTATCCACGGGCGTATTTTTCTACTCGGCCCGTGA